From the genome of Nicotiana sylvestris chromosome 2, ASM39365v2, whole genome shotgun sequence, one region includes:
- the LOC104244175 gene encoding uncharacterized protein has protein sequence MSHLTAAPPSEPPSAAVNSLYKQKSWSPDTFRDEAWQRRKGTHGSRLKQRSKSVTDEDLDELKACIELGFGFDSPEIDQRLSDTFPAYGLFYAVNKQYADTLSKTSSLSSVISYCESPAPPGSPHTIVDQGDNPQTVKTRLRQWAQVVACAVRQSSH, from the exons ATGTCACATCTCACTGCAGCTCCGCCATCAGAACCACCGTCGGCGGCGGTGAATTCATTGTACAAACAGAAATCGTGGTCGCCGGACACGTTTCGCGATGAGGCGTGGCAGCGGCGGAAGGGTACCCATGGAAGCCGCTTAAAGCAGCGGAGCAAGAGCGTTACCGATGAAGACCTCGATGAGCTCAAGGCTTGTATTGAGTTAGGGTTTGGATTTGACTCGCCTGAAATAGATCAACGATTGTCTGATACTTTCCCGGCTTATGGCCTTTTTTACGCTGTTAATAAACAATATGCCGACACCCTTTCGAAGACTTCTTCTTTATCGTCGGTCATCTCCTATTGCGAGTCACCCGCTCCTCCCGGCAGTCCCCACACCATTGTCGATCAAG GAGATAATCCTCAGACAGTGAAGACAAGGTTGCGGCAGTGGGCACAAGTGGTCGCTTGTGCAGTTCGTCAATCTTCACATTAA